A genomic stretch from Aerococcaceae bacterium zg-1292 includes:
- a CDS encoding serine hydrolase, producing MKKIISISSVLLVAVLLSVSINAQETTQQGRNVTEETVQWPEISGSDIQGQTATNDNHNLDALIKIIQSNNDQSSIYLQVGKDILTSEQQSTQVLPADSLINLFILAAYYRQVESGVIKTSDKVQVTKEDIVEGAGALKNLPLDESYDYSTLLQLMLQSRDLTATNVLIKAMGGVEKVNELIKELGFVQTHLAAQMGSGAAIADNKTSASDVANLLLVLYQDVLFKKPYNEAALKLLSQHGPVGIAATLDASATLYGALSEQLDGVSLHDALLWEKSEGFPVVFVVLTTNTTNRGFTFGDLSEHFMPLVKEVQ from the coding sequence ATGAAGAAAATAATCAGTATTAGTAGTGTGCTGTTAGTGGCTGTTTTATTGAGTGTATCGATTAATGCGCAAGAAACGACACAACAAGGGCGAAATGTAACGGAAGAGACAGTACAATGGCCGGAGATTTCCGGTAGTGATATTCAAGGTCAAACAGCTACTAACGATAACCATAATCTAGACGCATTAATCAAGATAATTCAGTCGAACAATGATCAATCATCTATCTATTTACAAGTAGGTAAAGATATTTTGACGAGCGAACAACAGAGTACGCAAGTATTACCCGCGGATAGTCTGATTAATCTTTTTATCTTAGCGGCGTATTATCGTCAAGTTGAATCGGGTGTGATAAAGACATCGGATAAAGTTCAAGTGACAAAAGAAGATATTGTTGAAGGAGCAGGTGCCTTAAAGAATTTGCCATTGGATGAGTCGTATGATTATTCAACCTTACTCCAATTAATGCTCCAATCACGTGATTTAACAGCGACCAATGTGTTGATTAAAGCAATGGGTGGTGTTGAAAAAGTTAATGAGCTGATTAAAGAACTTGGATTTGTTCAAACACATTTGGCAGCACAGATGGGTAGCGGAGCAGCGATTGCCGACAATAAAACTTCTGCTTCTGATGTGGCTAATTTATTATTGGTATTGTATCAAGATGTGTTGTTTAAAAAGCCTTATAACGAAGCAGCGCTAAAATTGTTATCGCAACATGGTCCTGTAGGGATTGCTGCGACTCTCGATGCATCAGCCACCTTATACGGTGCTTTAAGTGAGCAACTTGATGGAGTTAGCTTACATGATGCGCTTTTATGGGAAAAATCAGAAGGTTTCCCAGTTGTATTTGTTGTCTTAACGACGAATACGACGAATCGAGGTTTTACATTTGGTGATTTGAGTGAACATTTTATGCCATTAGTGAAGGAGGTACAATGA
- a CDS encoding HAD hydrolase-like protein produces MYQTILFDLDGTITESAPGIIASIRHAMDTLQLPALDESTLNLFIGPPLTYSFKTYAQLDDETAQLATKIYRERYNTIGLYESTLYDGIESILQQLKVAGKRLYIATAKPEPLARRILAHYQLDRYFDDIVGATFDGVVATKEQVIELALSSNPNIDPKTAVMIGDRHHDMEGARQHHIEAIGVLYGYGDRDELIQAGATHIVDVPQDLLKLM; encoded by the coding sequence ATGTATCAAACAATACTTTTTGACTTAGATGGCACCATCACAGAATCGGCACCAGGTATTATTGCTTCAATTCGTCATGCGATGGACACTTTACAGTTGCCAGCATTGGATGAATCAACATTAAATTTATTCATTGGTCCGCCACTAACGTATTCATTTAAAACTTATGCGCAATTGGACGACGAGACCGCTCAATTAGCAACTAAAATTTACCGTGAACGATATAATACGATAGGTTTATATGAATCGACTTTGTATGATGGTATTGAATCTATCCTCCAGCAGCTGAAAGTTGCTGGTAAAAGATTATATATTGCGACAGCTAAACCGGAGCCATTAGCTCGGCGTATATTGGCACATTATCAATTAGACCGATATTTTGACGATATTGTAGGTGCAACCTTTGATGGAGTTGTCGCAACAAAAGAACAAGTGATTGAACTGGCTTTGTCTAGCAATCCAAATATTGACCCTAAAACGGCTGTTATGATTGGAGACCGACATCATGACATGGAAGGGGCGCGACAACATCATATCGAAGCAATCGGTGTTTTATATGGTTACGGTGACCGTGACGAATTGATTCAAGCGGGTGCGACTCATATTGTTGATGTCCCACAGGATTTACTTAAGTTGATGTAA
- a CDS encoding thymidylate synthase, with product MQVYQQLVSDILTKGHYKSDRTGVGTYSLFGYQMRFNLAEGFPIVTTKRVPFGLIKSELLWFLRGDTNIRYLLEHNNHIWDEWAFERYVKSSDYHGPDMEHFGIRVLEDEDFRAVYEKEMTAFQQRILTDDAFAAQYGELGDVYGKQWRAWQLRNGETLDQIAQVIEQIKNNPDSRRLIVSAWNPEDVPNMALPPCHSLFQFYVHEGVLSCQLYQRSADVFLGVPFNIASYALLTHLIARETGLQVGEFIHTIGDAHLYANHVEQAKLLLSRQPLSLPTLIIESDAAMDTIDAAAIRLDNYKPHPTIKAPIAV from the coding sequence ATGCAAGTATATCAACAACTCGTATCAGATATTTTAACAAAAGGTCATTATAAAAGTGACCGTACAGGAGTCGGCACATATAGTTTGTTCGGCTATCAAATGCGTTTTAACTTAGCGGAGGGATTTCCGATAGTGACGACCAAACGGGTTCCTTTCGGTTTGATTAAGAGTGAACTATTATGGTTTTTACGTGGTGACACGAATATTCGTTATTTATTAGAACATAATAATCATATTTGGGACGAGTGGGCATTTGAACGCTATGTGAAAAGTAGTGATTATCACGGACCGGATATGGAACATTTTGGTATACGAGTCTTAGAAGACGAGGACTTTCGTGCGGTCTATGAAAAGGAAATGACTGCATTTCAACAACGTATTTTAACAGATGATGCCTTTGCAGCTCAATACGGTGAATTAGGTGATGTGTACGGGAAGCAATGGCGTGCATGGCAATTACGTAATGGTGAAACATTGGATCAAATTGCACAAGTGATTGAACAGATAAAAAATAATCCTGATTCGAGACGGTTAATTGTATCCGCATGGAATCCAGAGGATGTACCAAATATGGCATTGCCACCATGTCATTCACTGTTTCAATTTTATGTCCATGAAGGTGTATTGAGTTGTCAATTATATCAACGCAGTGCGGATGTTTTTTTAGGTGTACCATTTAATATTGCAAGTTATGCCTTATTGACGCATTTGATTGCGCGTGAGACAGGGTTACAAGTAGGTGAGTTTATTCATACAATTGGTGATGCACATTTGTATGCGAATCATGTGGAACAAGCAAAATTATTACTCAGTCGCCAACCGCTTTCTTTACCGACATTAATAATCGAAAGCGATGCAGCGATGGATACCATAGACGCAGCAGCGATACGATTAGACAACTACAAACCGCATCCAACAATCAAAGCCCCCATCGCAGTATAA
- a CDS encoding DUF1801 domain-containing protein, with protein MQTFISELENSVQAQQLQQIYEMIQAEFPQLEYAVKWNQPMFLDHGTYIIGFSVSKHFVNVAPEIATMEHFSTEIKEKQYATTKNFLKIGVKDKVDLELIKRMIAFNIEEKKDYQKFWR; from the coding sequence ATGCAAACATTTATTAGTGAACTTGAAAATTCAGTTCAAGCTCAACAATTACAACAAATTTATGAAATGATTCAAGCTGAATTTCCACAGCTTGAGTATGCCGTAAAATGGAATCAACCAATGTTTCTTGATCATGGTACTTATATTATCGGTTTTAGTGTTTCAAAACATTTTGTCAATGTTGCGCCAGAAATTGCTACGATGGAACATTTTTCCACAGAGATTAAGGAAAAGCAATATGCAACGACAAAAAACTTTTTAAAAATCGGTGTAAAGGACAAGGTTGATTTAGAATTAATCAAACGGATGATTGCTTTTAATATTGAAGAAAAGAAAGATTATCAAAAATTTTGGCGCTAA
- a CDS encoding YdeI/OmpD-associated family protein — protein MVDNEIEASKNRKKLALHHYHDVVLVNENEYSTELLALDVQRDFCWQQQYDCVLIHVFSIDEMKEQLYRLHEHQTLREGGLCYLLYPKLNNSIYPGIHRDHIFPALGVDDALGFLPGTAYKFNRMVNFNTIWTIIGIKHLSFKEQQRLMRQSDNRPSGRVSDYVQYESDLMQRLTLDEYTRFKQLTPGRQRQWLRHLYSAKTQPTKDKRLNELKVNLLSDE, from the coding sequence GTGGTCGATAATGAAATCGAAGCGAGCAAAAATCGAAAAAAATTAGCATTACATCATTATCACGACGTAGTTTTGGTCAATGAAAATGAATATAGTACGGAGTTACTTGCTTTGGATGTGCAACGTGACTTTTGTTGGCAGCAGCAATATGATTGTGTATTAATTCATGTGTTTTCAATAGATGAGATGAAAGAGCAGTTGTATCGATTGCATGAACACCAAACATTACGGGAAGGTGGCTTGTGTTATTTATTGTATCCTAAGTTAAATAATAGTATTTATCCTGGGATTCATCGTGACCATATATTTCCAGCGCTTGGAGTGGATGATGCGCTTGGTTTTTTGCCGGGTACGGCTTATAAGTTTAATCGGATGGTGAATTTCAATACTATTTGGACGATTATTGGCATTAAACATCTATCGTTTAAGGAACAACAACGTTTGATGCGTCAATCGGATAATCGACCGAGTGGACGCGTATCCGATTATGTTCAGTATGAGTCGGACTTAATGCAGCGTTTGACATTGGATGAGTACACTCGCTTTAAGCAATTAACACCAGGTAGACAACGTCAGTGGTTACGACATTTGTATAGCGCTAAAACGCAGCCGACGAAAGACAAGCGGTTGAATGAATTAAAAGTTAATTTGTTAAGTGATGAATGA
- a CDS encoding ABC-F family ATP-binding cassette domain-containing protein, whose translation MKELKITQLSKTYGTKILLDKIDWAIRTGQRVGLIGPNGTGKSSFLKVLAGIDNYDTGEITKPNDYTIAYLDQHPQLDSNKTILETVYDSQAKDIQLLLQYEQLRTQLEANPTNDALLARFTKMSDEMTLHNVWDVEVRAKSILSQLGLVDLTRIVGSCSGGEQKRIGIAQVLIEQPDLLILDEPTNHLDVKSVQWLEKYLANYQGALLLVTHDRYFLERSVNHIVELRFGKLTAYEGNYEAYLIKRAEQAEIQQRTQEKQDKLFQQELAWMRKGAKARTTKQQARIERFNDLKSNIASRNQEVDGIEFNFQQQRIGNRIIEMENVSVSINNQSVICDFTKNFVKGERIGIIGENGVGKTTFLNTIAGMHPIDSGTYEMGQTVRLAYYRQLNQDLPDDVRVLAYLTKIADNFKREDGTLVSASQLLEQFNFPRNTHGSEIRTLSGGERRRLYLLSLLIQQPNVLLLDEPTNDLDIDTLTVLEDYLLTFEGVVIVVSHDRYFLDKTVDQLLDIKGQGAYTISWGNYSDYIERVDKSLIAKEKPVGEKVALPEKAATPVKKLSYHEKKEWEALPEKIEKLEERLEAIQIEMNKPSSDAGKLMDLQRELEEKEEALMTLYERQEELATRA comes from the coding sequence TTGAAAGAATTAAAAATTACACAACTCTCTAAGACTTATGGAACCAAAATTTTGTTGGATAAGATTGATTGGGCGATACGCACTGGTCAACGTGTTGGTTTAATCGGACCAAATGGAACGGGGAAAAGCTCCTTTTTAAAAGTATTAGCTGGCATTGATAATTATGATACAGGTGAAATAACTAAACCGAACGATTATACAATTGCCTATCTTGATCAGCATCCTCAACTAGATTCCAATAAAACGATTTTAGAGACAGTTTATGATAGCCAGGCAAAAGATATTCAATTATTGCTCCAATATGAACAGTTACGTACACAACTAGAAGCAAATCCAACTAATGATGCTTTACTCGCTCGATTCACAAAAATGAGTGATGAGATGACCTTGCACAATGTATGGGATGTGGAAGTGCGGGCAAAATCTATTTTGTCTCAACTGGGTTTGGTTGATTTAACTCGGATAGTCGGTTCGTGTTCTGGTGGTGAGCAAAAACGTATTGGAATTGCTCAAGTCTTAATTGAACAGCCGGATTTATTAATTTTGGATGAGCCAACGAACCATTTGGATGTTAAAAGTGTGCAATGGTTGGAAAAATATTTAGCAAATTATCAAGGGGCGCTTTTACTTGTGACTCATGACCGATATTTCTTAGAGCGTTCGGTCAATCATATTGTCGAATTACGTTTTGGAAAATTGACCGCGTACGAGGGTAATTATGAAGCCTATCTCATCAAACGAGCTGAACAAGCAGAAATTCAACAGCGCACACAAGAAAAGCAAGATAAATTATTTCAACAAGAATTGGCTTGGATGCGTAAAGGCGCGAAGGCGCGGACAACGAAGCAACAAGCTCGTATCGAGCGATTTAATGATTTAAAATCAAACATCGCTTCACGTAATCAAGAAGTTGATGGTATTGAGTTTAACTTCCAACAACAGCGTATCGGTAATCGTATTATCGAGATGGAAAATGTATCAGTCTCAATTAATAATCAATCCGTTATCTGTGATTTTACGAAGAATTTTGTTAAAGGCGAGCGTATTGGAATTATCGGTGAAAATGGTGTCGGGAAAACAACATTTCTCAATACTATCGCCGGTATGCATCCGATTGACAGTGGTACGTATGAGATGGGGCAAACGGTTCGTTTAGCCTACTATCGTCAGTTAAATCAAGACTTACCAGATGACGTTCGTGTGTTAGCCTATTTAACAAAGATTGCAGATAACTTTAAGCGTGAAGATGGTACGCTAGTCAGTGCGTCACAATTACTCGAGCAATTTAACTTTCCGCGCAATACGCATGGGAGTGAAATCCGAACATTGTCAGGTGGAGAACGGCGGCGCTTATATTTATTATCATTATTAATCCAACAACCGAATGTCCTGTTATTGGATGAGCCAACGAATGACTTAGATATTGACACATTAACTGTGTTGGAAGATTATTTATTAACGTTTGAAGGCGTAGTGATTGTTGTGTCGCATGACCGATATTTCTTAGATAAAACCGTTGACCAATTACTCGATATTAAAGGGCAGGGTGCGTATACCATTTCATGGGGCAATTATTCTGACTATATCGAACGAGTTGATAAATCATTGATTGCAAAGGAAAAACCGGTTGGTGAAAAAGTGGCGCTGCCTGAAAAAGCAGCAACACCAGTGAAAAAATTAAGCTACCATGAGAAAAAAGAGTGGGAAGCCTTACCGGAGAAAATTGAAAAATTAGAAGAACGCTTAGAAGCGATTCAAATTGAAATGAATAAACCGAGCAGTGATGCCGGGAAATTAATGGATTTACAACGTGAATTGGAAGAAAAAGAAGAAGCCCTAATGACTTTGTATGAGCGACAAGAAGAACTCGCAACACGAGCGTAA
- the pip gene encoding prolyl aminopeptidase: MMYKDTPVNQTYRIAVDETHMLYVEECGNPDGQPVVFLHGGPGGAISENSRRFFDPQYYRIILFDQRGTGQSTPFLCLENNTVLDSVADMEVIREYLDIKAWYIFGGSYGSTLALAYAIHHPERVQHLILRGIFLGRQSDVDWLFQEGAGYFYPEAFEQFKQWIPENEQSDLVQAYYCRMTSDDEAVREKAYLKWSQWESAIVRLVPDEASIPISISNGDRSIGLLEAHYFANKMFWNEDNYLLNRADKLQSIPMDIVHGRYDIDCRPLGAYELKKACPQANLQLIALGGHTPFEDAMFKALCQVMEQLKHEN; the protein is encoded by the coding sequence ATGATGTATAAAGATACACCTGTTAATCAAACGTATCGAATTGCTGTTGATGAGACGCATATGCTATATGTTGAAGAATGTGGTAATCCAGATGGACAGCCGGTGGTGTTTTTACATGGAGGACCTGGTGGTGCTATTAGTGAAAATTCACGTCGTTTTTTCGACCCTCAATATTATCGCATTATATTATTTGACCAGCGTGGTACAGGTCAGAGTACACCGTTTTTGTGTTTGGAAAATAATACTGTGCTAGATAGTGTTGCGGATATGGAAGTGATTCGTGAATATTTAGATATTAAAGCCTGGTATATATTTGGCGGTAGTTATGGTTCAACATTGGCATTGGCTTATGCAATTCATCATCCTGAACGAGTTCAACACCTTATTTTACGCGGGATTTTCCTTGGTCGTCAAAGTGATGTGGATTGGCTGTTTCAAGAAGGAGCAGGGTATTTTTATCCTGAAGCGTTTGAGCAGTTTAAGCAATGGATTCCAGAAAACGAGCAATCAGATTTGGTTCAAGCCTATTACTGCCGGATGACGAGTGATGATGAAGCTGTGCGAGAAAAAGCGTATTTGAAATGGAGTCAGTGGGAATCAGCCATTGTTCGCTTAGTTCCCGATGAAGCATCAATCCCGATATCCATTAGTAATGGGGACCGGTCAATTGGATTACTTGAAGCACATTATTTTGCCAATAAAATGTTTTGGAATGAGGATAACTATCTATTAAATCGAGCAGACAAGTTACAAAGTATTCCTATGGATATTGTTCATGGCCGTTATGACATTGATTGTCGTCCGTTGGGAGCCTATGAATTGAAAAAGGCATGCCCGCAAGCGAATTTACAGTTGATTGCATTGGGAGGACACACACCGTTTGAAGATGCGATGTTTAAAGCGCTATGTCAAGTAATGGAACAATTGAAACATGAAAATTAA
- a CDS encoding dihydrofolate reductase has protein sequence MITFIYAQDNNRGIGYKNQLPWHLPNDLKFFKTQTMGKTIVMGRKTFEAMGCRLLPGRKSVVVTRDASYKQDLDDLTVLTSVDEIVSLSEHETLMIIGGAQLFNALWPYVDCVIRTQIDAVFDCDVFMPELDDTLWECKKIEPGVLDEKNQIPHQFEWWNKCQ, from the coding sequence ATGATTACGTTTATCTACGCACAAGATAATAATCGCGGGATTGGTTATAAAAATCAATTGCCATGGCATTTACCGAATGATTTAAAATTTTTTAAAACGCAAACGATGGGCAAAACAATTGTGATGGGACGAAAAACATTTGAAGCGATGGGATGTCGCTTGTTACCTGGACGCAAATCAGTAGTTGTTACCCGTGATGCCTCTTATAAACAAGATTTGGATGATTTAACTGTACTGACCTCGGTTGATGAAATAGTCAGTCTGAGTGAACATGAGACGTTAATGATTATAGGCGGTGCCCAATTATTCAATGCTTTATGGCCGTATGTTGATTGCGTGATTCGAACGCAAATAGACGCGGTATTTGACTGCGATGTCTTTATGCCGGAGTTAGATGATACGCTTTGGGAGTGCAAAAAGATTGAACCAGGAGTATTAGATGAGAAAAATCAGATTCCTCATCAATTTGAGTGGTGGAATAAGTGTCAGTGA
- a CDS encoding acyl-CoA synthetase yields MLNGGIHLEDLFPYKPLNLYQNYQEAALHAPDVMIATDTKLPAFPELSTETTYHYSHQIIVKRAHQLATFGIRHGDKVMIFKSPALDTYLLAVAVTYLGAVPVMVSYHLPPTTIETFIERLEQPFVLYDDETKLTLDAVFNLNENRQLNITELLTLEPTIIKHQPLPEDEICYMTHTSGTTGIPKLICHSAQSMGWRTKWQKIVFNRIESKRPLAFHISPVHSRYNIGISSAMSLGFPLVALSNADFSTLERILKMHQPVALETHPNNFVRWAELAQSKPELFQKTRYYHSTFDAINFGTMSAFLTASKTQAPIFLQVYGQSECGPMILRSHHLETLNERDARDMGIGLLDLTQARIADKDGNILPPNTDGHIHLYSKGRALTYYKESERFQKTVYGEWWDSGDYGCINEEGHLILKDRQVDVIEAISSNLAIEDFLLDNLTFLNEVVIVKGKENRAQPVITIKDNQRMDWDAWWQQVSDLPHLYKPIIMAWDNLPRTATMKVQRRQLETMISEQMN; encoded by the coding sequence ATGTTAAACGGAGGGATACATTTGGAAGACTTATTTCCTTACAAACCACTAAACTTATATCAGAATTACCAGGAGGCAGCGCTTCACGCTCCAGATGTAATGATTGCTACAGATACAAAATTACCAGCATTTCCTGAACTATCCACAGAAACGACATATCATTACAGTCATCAAATCATTGTCAAACGCGCACATCAATTGGCTACTTTTGGTATTCGACATGGCGATAAAGTCATGATTTTTAAATCACCTGCACTAGATACCTATTTACTAGCCGTTGCTGTTACCTATCTTGGTGCCGTCCCTGTTATGGTGTCCTATCATTTACCGCCTACTACTATTGAAACGTTTATTGAACGCTTAGAGCAGCCCTTCGTTTTATACGACGACGAAACGAAGCTAACCCTTGATGCTGTTTTCAACTTAAACGAAAATAGACAGCTGAATATTACTGAGTTGCTGACACTAGAACCTACTATTATCAAACATCAACCTTTACCAGAAGATGAGATTTGCTATATGACCCATACTTCTGGTACCACCGGAATTCCTAAACTTATTTGCCACTCCGCACAATCGATGGGCTGGCGTACCAAATGGCAAAAAATTGTATTTAATCGCATTGAATCAAAACGACCCTTAGCTTTTCATATTTCACCGGTTCATTCTCGCTATAATATCGGCATCAGTTCAGCGATGTCACTTGGTTTCCCACTAGTGGCTCTTTCAAACGCAGACTTTTCTACTTTAGAACGCATATTAAAAATGCATCAACCTGTCGCTTTAGAGACCCATCCTAATAACTTTGTTCGTTGGGCTGAGTTGGCTCAGTCAAAGCCAGAGCTATTTCAAAAGACGAGATATTATCACTCAACTTTTGACGCTATTAATTTTGGGACGATGTCTGCCTTTTTAACTGCATCAAAAACACAAGCGCCAATCTTTTTACAAGTTTACGGACAAAGTGAGTGTGGCCCAATGATTTTACGTTCGCACCACTTAGAAACACTCAATGAACGAGATGCCCGCGATATGGGAATCGGACTCTTAGATTTGACCCAGGCACGAATTGCTGACAAAGATGGAAATATCTTGCCGCCAAATACTGATGGTCATATCCATCTCTATTCAAAAGGTCGCGCCTTAACCTACTATAAAGAATCCGAACGCTTTCAAAAAACTGTCTATGGCGAATGGTGGGACAGTGGCGATTACGGCTGTATTAATGAAGAGGGACATTTAATACTTAAAGATAGACAGGTTGATGTGATTGAAGCGATTAGTAGTAACCTAGCAATAGAAGACTTCTTACTCGATAATCTGACATTTTTAAACGAAGTTGTTATTGTCAAAGGAAAAGAAAATCGTGCACAACCTGTGATTACTATCAAAGATAACCAAAGAATGGATTGGGACGCATGGTGGCAACAAGTTAGCGATTTACCACATCTCTACAAACCAATAATTATGGCATGGGATAACCTTCCGCGAACTGCAACTATGAAAGTACAACGTCGTCAATTAGAAACGATGATTTCAGAACAAATGAATTAA
- a CDS encoding CPBP family intramembrane metalloprotease yields the protein MKKYANIIMFLAFFVFMVISGSLVPVLGETNAILLNSTLSFILGVYLFHNRLKEEYQRIRHRISIPKLLLLCVGLFFLSGLIRMLLVFGLSEFINFDTLGQNQEELAKIQQNMPFAFFFFLTVISAPIVEELVFRESLNGWVNPDNKLLRIIMYVVSTFLFAAAHVFSLQDFIIYLPLSIILIWIYAHFGNNVIASLAFHFTNNAIATLVMLLSSLLPRELLGEPVSIILNLFAR from the coding sequence ATGAAAAAATACGCAAATATCATTATGTTTCTAGCATTTTTCGTCTTTATGGTCATTAGTGGTAGCCTAGTCCCTGTGCTCGGTGAAACGAATGCTATTTTACTCAACAGTACTCTATCTTTCATCTTAGGCGTTTATTTATTCCATAACCGCTTGAAGGAAGAATACCAACGAATTCGTCATCGCATTTCGATACCGAAATTGCTTTTACTTTGTGTTGGATTATTTTTCCTTAGTGGACTAATTCGCATGTTATTAGTTTTTGGTTTATCAGAATTTATTAACTTTGATACGTTAGGTCAGAATCAAGAAGAGTTAGCGAAAATTCAACAAAACATGCCATTTGCCTTCTTCTTCTTTTTAACTGTCATTTCTGCACCCATCGTAGAAGAATTAGTCTTTCGTGAGTCGCTGAATGGTTGGGTTAATCCGGATAACAAATTATTAAGAATCATTATGTATGTCGTATCTACTTTCCTTTTTGCGGCAGCTCATGTCTTTTCACTGCAAGATTTTATTATTTACTTGCCATTATCAATCATCCTGATTTGGATTTATGCTCATTTTGGTAATAATGTCATCGCATCCTTAGCTTTTCACTTTACAAATAATGCGATTGCGACCCTTGTCATGCTCTTATCCAGTTTACTGCCTCGGGAATTATTGGGCGAACCAGTCAGTATCATTCTAAACTTATTTGCAAGATAA